The following proteins are encoded in a genomic region of Amphiura filiformis chromosome 11, Afil_fr2py, whole genome shotgun sequence:
- the LOC140164527 gene encoding uncharacterized protein translates to MLSSENPNRVRVIAWTVPRSASTVFMKSITANGDVKGYLEPYTTAEHFGPEGRLKPAKEVPAEPTYTVEAVKEWLEAEDTTERSVFVKDLAYAVDGRYHVMPKYYQNSFIIRKPLSVFKSYYRLFSRMPGDPEQNLHDWLPKDVNIFKCLSDLVEYIESTLKEDFCIIDTEDIMKNPAEMMKKYCDKVGLVYNVGLLQWEQGLPEEETWVVGDAVRDAEAEFKWMENMTKSTGWGVGINHPSAEGEEFPKVVYDLAEVALPYYEQLRNHPKCLHLNH, encoded by the coding sequence ATGTTATCTTCCGAAAACCCAAACCGAGTGCGTGTCATCGCTTGGACTGTTCCTCGTTCTGCGTCGACGGTGTTCATGAAGTCAATTACTGCTAACGGCGATGTCAAGGGTTATTTAGAACCCTATACCACGGCAGAGCATTTTGGTCCTGAAGGTCGCTTGAAACCAGCCAAAGAAGTACCAGCTGAGCCCACGTACACTGTGGAAGCTGTTAAAGAATGGTTAGAGGCGGAAGATACAACAGAACGGAGTGTGTTTGTTAAAGATCTTGCGTACGCAGTTGATGGCCGTTATCATGTCATgccaaaatattatcaaaattcatttaTCATCAGAAAACCGCTATCTGTTTTCAAATCTTACTACCGACTTTTTAGTCGCATGCCTGGCGACCCTGAACAAAATCTTCATGATTGGTTACCGAaagatgtcaacattttcaagtgCTTAAGCGATCTGGTAGAATATATTGAGTCGACCTTGAAGGAAGACTTTTGCATAATAGATACCGAGGATATCATGAAGAATCCGGCTGAAATGATGAAGAAATATTGTGATAAAGTGGGTTTAGTATATAATGTGGGGCTACTGCAATGGGAACAAGGCCTGCCAGAAGAAGAGACATGGGTCGTGGGAGATGCAGTACGAGATGCAGAAGCGGAATTTAAATGGATGGAAAATATGACGAAAAGCACTGGCTGGGGAGTAGGAATTAATCATCCTTCTGCAGAAGGAGAAGAATTCCCCAAGGTGGTATATGATCTTGCAGAAGTAGCTTTACCTTACTATGAACAGTTGAGAAATCATCCGAAATGCCTTCACCTCAATCATTAA
- the LOC140163544 gene encoding trace amine-associated receptor 9-like — protein sequence MENVTGNSSSVNGTEHVESVFEEQWKIGVKTVILAITTFLILFGNSFCLVVLRKTNMNEVSRQFMYSLSISDLMVGIIITLPATISSPFGYWPLSNTMCFINALIGGAIAFITSWALVALSVERYITICYPLRYPAIVTLTRTRIALVSIWFGALAYETLVAYIYNFKVFYDTYACWFISTSSGNWILYISLSIYLIFPLCIILILYGRMFSIARKHLNRIQAEENQVNRSEGRNTKRESKAATTFVIITFAYGICAVSGILFSLYENITENDAPNYTSFVVFLAIYGNSWVNVVVYYWRTRSFRQTAGEIVSKISGFEGVPQSGTTSSSS from the coding sequence ATGGAAAATGTAACAGGGAATTCATCAAGTGTAAATGGAACGGAACATGTTGAATCTGTATTCGAAGAACAATGGAAAATTGGCGTAAAAACTGTAATTCTGGCAATTACTACATTTCTGATCTTATTTGGAAATAGTTTTTGCCTAGTTGTGTTACGGAAAACCAACATGAATGAAGTATCTCGGCAATTTATGTACTCGCTGTCAATATCTGATTTGATGGTAGGCATCATCATAACTCTCCCCGCCACTATTTCGTCACCATTTGGTTACTGGCCGCTTAGTAACACCATGTGTTTCATCAATGCGCTAATAGGAGGTGCGATTGCATTTATAACATCATGGGCTCTAGTTGCTTTATCTGTAGAAAGATACATCACTATATGTTATCCTCTACGCTACCCTGCAATTGTAACTCTCACGCGAACACGAATCGCATTGGTGTCAATCTGGTTTGGTGCTTTGGCTTACGAAACTCTTGTTGCTTACATCTATAACTTCAAAGTGTTTTATGACACTTACGCTTGTTGGTTTATCTCCACCTCATCCGGGAATTGGATCCTCTATATCTCATTATCTATTTATCTAATATTCCCACTTTGTATTATTCTTATTCTTTACGGGAGAATGTTTAGCATAGCACGAAAGCACCTCAATCGCATACAGGCTGAAGAGAATCAGGTCAACAGGTCTGAAGGACGAAACACGAAAAGAGAATCCAAAGCTGCTACAACATTCGTCATCATAACCTTCGCATATGGAATATGTGCTGTTTCTGGAATATTATTCTCCTTATATGAAAATATTACCGAGAATGATGCTCCCAACTATACGTCCTTCGTAGTCTTTCTTGCAATCTATGGAAATAGTTGGGTTAATGTTGTTGTGTATTATTGGAGAACGAGGTCATTCAGACAGACTGCGGGAGAGATTGTATCCAAAATTAGTGGATTTGAGGGTGTTCCGCAATCTGGAACTACGTCTAGCTCTAGTTAA